The Saccharomyces mikatae IFO 1815 strain IFO1815 genome assembly, chromosome: 15 DNA window TCGGCAGTAATCGGAGCgctttcatcttcaaatcCATATGGGTCCTCATCATAATACTTTTCCGAGTTAGCAACGTCAGACatctttattgttttttttttactacttgttttcttttctgttgTCCCTGAGTTTCTATAATATGGAGCTTATACGATGTCTTGTTTCCGTTCTTGTGTTCTGTATTTTAGTTGTTAACTAttaatttcttcctttGAAATATACGATATACAAAAATTATGCGAACCGTTTGCAAATCTGAGGAAAAGAAGTGAGTGCGATATCCAAATACCCTAATGTAATAAAGCTGCTCCCTACTTAGAGAAAACACTATCCGTTATAGTTGCTGAAAGTAGTGGCCAGCTTACTATTGCATGAATTACCACctatttcttgtttgttTGCCACTTTTTCAACTGCTAACTACGAGgaagtgaaaaagaaaaaaatagaaaagcgaaaaaaatcattttAAACGCCTTGTAGGGTAACAGTATACTTTTAGATTGGCGCTAATCATGTGCTGCAGTACAGGATTTTTACATAATATGTTATCTCAATGAGGAACTACTACGTTAGGCAGTAGCTAAGGAATACTACGACCAACACATAAATTATCCATCGAGTCATTATATTTCCAAAGGTTAAGCACCAATCCTGCACTACAAGAATAGTCACTGGGGTGCACTTTTTTattggtattttttttcaatgtaaTGTACTGTTAGAACaactctattttttttctctttatgCATCCTTTCATTATGTTCATTGTACCACGTTTAACTATAGCGTGATTCTATAAATCTTTGAGGAAgggcaaaaaaaatcattaaCGTATTACTAAGAAAGAAcgatattatttatttattattttgtttcttaaaAATGCATACACATGCATAGATACTTATGGTGACTTTTGTATCTTGTGAACTCAGTTTTGTCTCACGCCTCAGACATACTGGTTACTTTATAGATTACTACGATggcaagaaaaaggaaaactaCTCTAATCCAGTTCTGCTCTTTCCTCTAAAATGTCCTCCATAAAATCATAGTCATTGGGAAACTCCGTGCTTGTATAATTCTGTTCAAAAGACGACGATTGTTGTGAAGATTTTTGGTACGCGGCTCCATTCTTTGTAGATTCACGATTACCGttttgatattgatttCTGTCGCCTTGTGGTTTATCTATTACAAAGGGTCTCACTCTCGTCAAAATCAGATTCTGTAGGAAATCAGAAGCTTTTGATAAGTAGTATGTACGTGGAAATTCGTATCTTTCCGTTACAGAGATTAGAATCTGGGTTAATTTACCAAATAAGAATTTGTCATTGGTGTCATCCGCAAACCAAATATTATAAATAGAAGAGAACAGTAGGTAACTGTTAAAGTTTGGCTCTGTTATCTTATTAAGGAACCCAGTAATCTTGCCTTGAGATTCCATAAACCCAATGAAATCATATACCAATTCTCTTGTTAAGCAAATACTTCCAAACAACATCAGTAAAGAGGTGAACGgtaagaaattcaaaaaggCATCGATAGGAGTATAGAGATAAATAAAGTGTATGAATTCGTAAAGACTCCAATATTTTAGCAGCGATTTATAAATTGTGATGACCACTGGAGATTGGCCTAATGAAGTAGCGGTTTTAGCAGCACTTGCCTTTGAGAAGTTAATGGAAGACGTCAGATAAACCACTTCAAGTGTTAGTTGCAACGGAATGGCCACCGAGGTaagcaaaaataaaggCCATAAGATTAAGTTAAACATAGCTTTCTAGGATGTAATGAAAGACAGCGGGGAGGATGTTGGGaagcaaaacaaaaagaaagagtactctgaattttttatattcgATTTGATTAATTACTAATGTCGAGTTTGGATCGAActaaaaatcaaaatgatACAATGTTACTCTTGCACGTGTACTTCGTTGCTTAGAAAAGCTGTGTTCCACACACATTATCTTTTGTACGATTCTGAGCAGTAAAATCGATGCATATTAAGGGAGGCCCCAATACCTGCGGGCGGTAACCGCACCTTTCTACAGAGCGGGTAACAAAAATGACAGAAACCAAAATATAAACTAAAGAGAAGTGATAAGAACTGGGGAATATGAACAGTTCATGGAAGGAAATATGTGATGTGTTTTTAGCATCGTGGCACAAGAAGTACCGTTAAATTGCCTTATCTTTGCTATATTACTTTGTAAGGACTACCATACATGTACACATGTAATCTTTAATCTGGTACATATATCTCTGAATCGTTTGTTTGGTACATGTAGcctttttttaatgatgCCCAGAAATCATTTAAACGTCACATAGTTTCTTAAACTTTAACATCaaagattaaaaaaataaaagtaggCAGCTTCAAAGCTCCGAGACAAGaccaaaatattaaaaaaaggttGAAGAGAGAACAAAACacctgaaaaaaaagaaagatttcaCATTCCAACCTTGTCACTACTGCCAATCGTTTAAGAGAGTGTCTTTTTAACGGATATCCTTTACTTATTATTACATAGACCGTGATTTCGCAGTGTAAAGGATGGAACTCGATGGAAAATACATGTTATATAGGATCTTACTAATTAAAGCTTAAAAGCTTTTAGGCACAAATGTGTCGCATTCTGCGCCTTTTTTTAGCAGAGATGAGTAGCAAATGTGTGGATGCATCTATCGAGTCACATCTTTCTGCCAACTAACTAGTCGTCCGCGGAGTGGCTATTTCGTCGGGTTGTTCCCCACGGAAGCAAATGCTTCAAATCCAAGACCTCTCGCATTCCGCGGAATGGACATACCCTGATGGCATGATGTTCTCAGACACGTACCTACTAAGACTCGGATGAGTGTGGGCTCAGCGCACTACAGACTCATCGTTCCGTGGAAAGGTTGGTGcctgaaaaagaaaagatcaagcAGATCTGTCTGTATTCATACAGCTGTAATatgctaaaaaaaaagaagtttctCCACGGAACTCTCTTACACTGCAATACTTTATCTGTTGAACATAATCTAAATGTAAGAAAGACAACTCTGAGACATATAAAACTGTTACAGGTGCAACCCCTTCGTTCTTCACTTGAGACTCGTTTACCTTTGAATCACATGAAAAAGAGTACCATAAAGATACAAGTATACAACGACTGTGTCAGACGTTAGTCAACTTTATCTGATAACTATCAATTaaataacaaaagaaaaactttcggataaaaaaaaggccCTTCTAAGTTTTTCCATCTGCTCAATTCGAAAAACCTTAGATAAAATGCCCGAGGCCAAGCTCCCCAATAACGTCGATGATGTTACCAGCTGCTCCTCCGCCTCTTCTGCTGAAAGTGCCGCTGACTTGCACAACTACAATGGGTTCGATGAACATACAAAAGCTCGTATTCAAAAACTAGCAAGAACTTTGACCACAGAAAGTATGCAAAACTCAACACAATCGGTGTCTAATAAGAATGAAGCTCAATCCATCTTCTCCAGCAGTGTGAAAGGTGTTAACCCAATATTTTCCGATCCTGAAGCTCCAGGCTATGACCCAAGATTGGATCCTAActctgaaaatttttctagtGCCACCTGGGTTAAAAACATGGCTCGTCTAAGTGCAGAGGACCCTGACTTCTACAAGCCTTATTCCTTAGGTTGCGCCTGGAAGAACTTGAGTGCATCAGGTGCTTCCGCGGATGTTGCCTATCAATCTACCGTTCTTAATGTTCCTTACAAACTGCTGAAAAGTGGTGTGAGAATGCTGCAACAGTCCAAGGAAGCAAACAAATTCCAAATTCTAAAGCCCATGGACGGTTGTTTGAATCCAGGCGAATTACTGGTGGTTTTAGGTAGACCAGGTTCTGGTTGCACCACTTTGTTGAAATCTATCTCTTCAAACACTCACGGTTTTGATCTTGGTGCTGACACTGAATTATCTTACAGTGGTTACTCCGGTGACGATATCAGGAAGCATTTCCGTGGTGAAGTCGTCTACAACGCAGAAGCCGATATTCATCTACCTCATCTAACAGTCTTCGAAACATTAGTTACAGTGGCAAGATTAAAAACGCCCCAAAATCGTATCAAGGGCGTCGATAGAGAAAGCTATGCAAACCATTTAGCTGAAGTCGCAATGGCTACATACGGTCTATCACATACTAGAGACACAAAGGTCGGTAACGATATTGTTAGAGGTGTCTCCGGTGGTGAAAGAAAGCGTGTTTCCATCGCTGAAGTTTCCATTTGCGGGTCCAAATTTCAATGCTGGGATAACGCTACAAGAGGGTTGGATTCGGCCACCGCTTTAGAATTTATTCGTGCCCTGAAGACTCAAGCTGATATTTCTAATACATCTGCTACTGTCGCTATCTACCAATGTTCTCAAGACGCATACAATCTATTTAACAAAGTATGTGTCTTAGATGATGGATATCAGATTTACTATGGCCCAGGTGATAAAGCCaagaaatattttgaagatatggGATATGTGTGCCCAAAGAGACAAACAACCGCTGACTTTTTGACCTCTGTCACAAGTCCTTCAGAAAGAGTACTAAACAATGACATGCTGAAACGAGGCATTCGTATTCCACAAActccaaaagaaatgaatgaTTACTGGATAAAATCTCAAAACTACAAGGATTTAATGAAAGAAGTCGACCAACGTTTGGCAAGTAGTGACGAAGCCACTCGTGAAGCTATCAGGGAAGCACACATTGCTAAGCAATCAAACAAGGCAAGACCTTCTTCTCCTTACACCGTCAACTACATGATGCAAGTCAAATACCTGCTGATAAGAAATATGTGGAGACTGCGAAATAATATTGGATTTACATTGTTTATGATCCTGGGTAATTCAAGTATGGCTTTAATTTTGGGTTCAATGTTTTATAAGATCATGAAAAAGGGTGATACATCTACATTTTATTTCCGTGGATCTGCCATGTTTTTTGCTATCCTGTTTAATGCGTTTTCCTCCCTATTAgaaattttctctttgtatGAAGCCAGACCAATCACTGAAAAGCATAGAACATATTCGCTATATCACCCAAGTGCCGATGCGTTTGCATCAGTTCTTTCAGAAATACCTACGAAATTAATCATCGCTACCTgtttcaatattattttttatttcctaGTTGACTTCAGAAGAAATGCTggagttttctttttctacttATTAATTAATATTGTAGCAGTTTTCTCTATGTCCCATTTGTTTAGATTTGTTGGTTCGTTAACAAAGACGTTCTCAGAGGCTATGGTTCCCGCTTCCATGTTGTTACTGGCACTAGCTATGTATACCGGTTTCGCCattccaaagaagaagattttacGTTGGTCCAAATGGATTTGGTATATCAATCCTCTGGCTTACTTATTTGAGTCCCTGTTAATTAACGAGTTCCATGATAGGAAGTTCCCATGTGCTGAATATATTCCTCGTGGTCCGGCTTATGCTAACATAACTGGTACTGAATCTGTCTGCACTGTTGTTGGATCCATTCCTGGCCAAGATTATGTTCTGGGTGATGATTTTATCAAGGAAAGTTACCAATATTATCACAAAGACAAATGGCGTGGTTTCGGTATAGGTATGGCTtatgttgttttcttcttctttgtttacCTATTCTTATGTGAATACAATGAGGGTGCCAAACAGAAGGGTGAAATCTTAGTTTTCCCACGCAGTATAAttaagaagatgaagaaaagaggtgaattgaaggagaagaaTGTGAGTGACCCTGAGAACGTTGGCGAACCTAGTGATTTATCTAGTGATAGGAAAATGTTACAAGAAAGTTCTGAAGAGGAATCTGACACGTATGGAGATGTTGGTTTATCAAAGTCCGAAGCCATTTTTCACTGGAGAAACCTATGTTACGAGGTTCAAATCAAAACTGAAACAAGACGCATTTTAAACAATGTTGATGGTTGGGTCAAGCCAGGAACATTAACAGCCTTAATGGGTGCTTCTGGTGCTGGAAAAACTACTTTGTTGGACTGTTTAGCAGAAAGAGTTACCATGGGTGTTATTACTggtgatatttttgttgaCGGTATTCCTCGTGATAAATCTTTCCCAAGATCTATTGGTTATTGTCAACAACAAGATTTGCATTTGAAAACTGCTACTGTTAGAGAATCACTAAGATTCTCTGCTTATTTACGTCAACCTGCCGAAGTTtccattgaagaaaaagatagaTACGTTGAGGAAGTTATCAAGATTctggaaatggaaaaatatgCTGATGCAGTTGTCGGAATTGCAGGTGAAGGTTTAAATGTTGAACAAAGGAAGAGATTAACTATCGGTGTTGAACTGACTGCAAAACCAAAGTTATTGGTCTTTTTGGATGAACCAACCTCCGGTTTAGATTCTCAAACCGCTTGGTCAATCTGtcaattgatgaaaaaactagCAAACCACGGTCAAGCAATTCTATGTACTATCCATCAACCATCTGCTATCCTAATGCAAGAATTTGATCGTTTACTATTTATGCAACGTGGTGGTAAGACCGTTTATTTTGGAGATTTAGGTGAAGGTTGTAAAACTATGATTGATTACTTCGAAAATCACGGTGCCCATAAATGTCCTGAGAATGCAAACCCAGCCGAATGGATGTTAGAAGTTGTTGGTGCTGCTCCCGGTTCTCATGCGAGCCAAGATTATCACGAAGTTTGGAGGAATTCTGAAGAGTACAAGGCTATTCAATCTGAATTAGATTGGATGGAGAAGGAATTACCAAAGAAGTGCTCTTTGACTTCCTCTGAAGAGCAACATGAATTTTCACAATCAGTTTCTTATCAAACAAAATTGGTCAGTGTCCGTCTGTTCCAACAGTATTGGAGATCTCCTGAATACTTATGGTCCAAATTCATTCTAACTGTTTTCAATCAATTATTCATCGGttttactttcttcaaGGCTGGGACTTCACTACAAGGTTTACAGAATCAAATGTTAGCTGTGTTTATGTTTACGGTTATTTTCAATCCTATTTTGCAACAATATCTACCTGCTTTCGTTCAACAAAGAGATTTATACGAGGCTAGGGAACGTCCATCAAGAACCTTTTCTTGGATATCGTTCATTTTTGCTCAAATTTTAGTGGAAGTTCCATGGAATATATTAGCAGGTACCATTGCTTATTTTATTTACTACTACCCGATTGGGTTTTACTCAAATGCGTCAGCCGCTGGCCAGTTGCATGAAAGAGGTGCTTTGTTTTGGTTATTCTCTTGTGCTTTCTACGTTTACGTTGGTTCGATGGGTCTGCTTGTCATCTCGTTCAACCAAGTTGCAGAAAGTGCTGCTAATCTAGCATCTCTATTGTTTACTATGTCATTATCTTTCTGCGGTGTTATGACCACCCCTAGTGCGATGCCCAGATTTTGGATATTTATGTACAGAGTATCACCTTTGACTTACTTCATACAAGCTCTGCTAGCAGTGGGTGTCGCTAATGTGGACGTTAAATGTGCTGATTACgaattgttgaaattcACGCCCTCATCTGGTATGACATGTGGACAATATATGGAACCTTATTTAGAACTAGCCAAGACTGGTTATTTGACGGATGAAAATGCGACTGACTCTTGTAGTTTCTGCCAAATCTCCACAACCAACGCTTACTTAGCTAATGTCAATTCCTACTACAGCGAGAGATGGAGAAATTTCggtattttcatttgttaCATTGCATTCAATTATATCGCTGGTGTCTTTTTCTACTGGCTTGCAAGAGTGCCTAAAAAGAACGGCAAGCTTTCCAAAAAGTAATATATCTACGGTTTCAGCAAATAATTCCAAAGCATGGACTTTTTTAAATTAATTTTACATAAATATCACATAAAGTGCATAATTAcgagttttcttttttctcaattAAGTGAGTTTTCGATGTTTGTTTGTTTACTTGCGGCATGAATATATCGAGTCTTAGTGTCCGAAAAAATTCCTGAAGTTTTATTCCAAGATTATctcatcaatatttttctatGGGCATCTATATACGGCGTAGGAACATTATATCTTAACTGCGTCCTACagttgaaaagaaacaccGCGATGATTATACGTAAAGTATAAGATATATCCCATTGTTATCCGTCCGAATGACAAACCGTCTTCTCATATACGGGCTTATTTTGTGGGCTAGTATAATCGGATCCTTCGCATTAGACAGGAACGAAACTGACCAAGATACCAAGATAGATCTACACAATGCCACCGTGATCACTGATCGAGGTACAACGAATGCACAGAAAGAAGGCTCATCACCGCTATCTACCGGTTCTTTAAGAGGCCGTGATTTTGGACAGGCTACTAGAGTTGAGATACGGCAGGCTAAAGTACGAGAAGGCGATGGGAGGGAAGAGCAAAGCGTACTGACGCAACCTGCAAGCTCAATGAACCCCAGCCTTTCGAGTAACTCATTTTTGTCGTTTGATGAATGGAAGAAGGTTAAGTCGAAGGAACACTCAACAGGCCCTGATCGTCATCTTAGTCGCATGAGGGAGCCAATCGATCCATCCTGttataaagaaagagaatgTATAGGAGAAGAATTAGAAATAGATTTAGGGTTTCTGACTAACAAAGATGAATGGAGTGAAGGAGGAGAAGggtttcaaaaaatttttaatgaCGAAGAGGATATAAGAAAAGTATACAAGAAACAATTTAACTACGCATCTTTAGATTGCGCTGCAACCATTGTAAAAAGCAACTCAGAAGCAATTGGTGCTACTTCTATCTTGATTGAAAGCAAAGATAAGTATTTGCTGAATCCCTGTTCAGCTCCGCAGCAATTTGTTGTTATAGAGCTTTGCGAAGATATTCTAGTTGAGGAAATAGACATTGCTAATTACGAATTCTTTTCGTCaactttcaagaaattcagAGTATCAGTTTCTGATATAATGCCGGTGGTTAGGAACGAATGGACAATATTAGGGGAGTTTGAAGCAGAGAATTCAAGAGAACTAcaaaagtttcaaattaATAATCCTCAGATCTGGGCAAGCTACCTCAAAATTGAAGTATTATCTcattatgatgatgaattttaCTGTCCCATCTCTTTAATCAAAGTATATGGTAAGACCATGATGGATGAATTCAAAATCGATCAACTCAAAGCCCAAGAGGATAAAGAGCATCTTCTAGCAGTTAAAAGCATAAACAATttggatgaagaaagtaTTCCAGATGAATGTAAAAACGTGGGAACACATTTAGAAACTCTGAATACAAGTGCCGTGTCAGATATAACTGGGGTATTATCATGTACGTCTAAGCTTATTCCCttgaaatttgatgaatttttcaaggaGGTCGGCGCTTCCTTTTGTCCCCCCAAACAgatatcatcatcatcgccATCTTCTGCTGTTCCTGTAATCCCAGAAGAATCtatcttcaaaaacattATGAAAAGATTGTCTCAACTGGAGACCAATTCCAGTTTAACAGTTTCTTACATTGAAGAACAAAGCAAATTACTATCGAGATCATTTGAACAGCTTGAAATTGCTCATGAGGCAAAATTCGGTCATCTTGTCACGATGTTTAACGAGACAATGATGAATAATTTAGATCTGCTGAATAACTTTGCTAATCAACTAAAAGACCAATCATTACGTATAttagaagaacaaaaactgGAAAATGACAAATTTACCAATCGTCATTTACTACATTTAGAAAGattagaaaaggaagtgagttttcaaagaagaattgtttATGCATCATTTTTCGCTTTTGTGGGGTTGATATCTTATCTATTAATAACAAGAGAGCTCTACTTCGACGAtttcgaagaaaataaaaacgaTAATATCAGAAAAGTAGACATTGTCCAGCAAGCCATCAAATGAGGTATAAAGACGTTATAAACAGTTCCAACAATGTTTTGATCGGATTCGTAGCAGGGACTCAGGGTGAATGCACCTATATTTACATACAGAATGTTCcctaaaaaaatatcaaatgCTTTTATCTGTTTCTAATTATTCTACATACATAAACTATTTTAATCAGTTTCTAATAGTCTATGAAGGTAATTCACAGTTTCTTGGGGGGAAGCTATCCAGAGGGTGCATCCAGCCAATCTTGCCTTGAAATCGTTTGCTGAGCCCACCGGTGCAAACTGATCGCCAACATGCAAGGTTTCAGAGGGCTTGATAGGGGCTTCAGGATtataaaattgttgtagtgAACGAACACCAAGGTCTTTCCCTCCTATATCGCACCAAACATCACTACCACCGTCAAAACAACTAAATTGGATTCTTCTAGAAGGCGCAAAAGACTCTAAAGTGTTTTGAAGAGTTAGTACTATTTCCTCCAGCTGTTCTCGGTCAAGTTTAACTGGAACTTGTCTTTTGGAAGCCTCATCGTACCTTTCGCCTGGTACAATACCAACTGCTCTCACTTTACGAATAATAGCAATTTCTGAAGGTAAGTTTAATCTTTTTCTCAACCTGTTCAAAGTCCTCTCGGCGAAGTCCAAGGTCTTTTCCACGTCTTCGAGAGACCAGGCCTTCATCATAGGCAATAACCATTCCTCTTTGTCAATTTGTCTAAATCCAAAGTTATCCTCTTCTGGATCTTCATAATAACGGAAAAGATAACTTGATTCACCACCCATAATTGTTAAGTTCTCTTTTCGAGAAACTGGTATATCAGTTGAATCATGTAATGCCACAATTAGCCCCCTTAATCTGTTCTCATAGGTTTCAGCTTCATCATATCCAGCAGCGGTCACTATACCCACGTTGATGCCGTAGCGTAACAGCTTGAGTATATAAGGGATTACCGGGTTGGTGTAAACAAGAGACCCGCCATCTTCATACAAGGTAACATCTCCATCAAAAGTAACCAACCTCAAAACTTTACCATTATGCAAattctcttgttttttgAAGTGAAAGATCTGTGCAGTGTTTAGAATATGTCTGATATCATTGAAGCTTGGTGCCACCATTCTACGTGCAGAAATGGCCCTTTGTGAATCTTCCCATAAAAAAGCTTGCTCTAATGGAAGTTCTGTAAAAAATGTTCCTATTGATGGgaccaaaaggttcaaaCGTGATTGTCCCAGAATATTCAGGGATTGAGAAGAGGCGccatcttcaatttcatcttGATTGATGTTTCTGGAGTCAAATTCTATCTTATCCTTAATCAGCCCCTCAATATCTTTGAAGATATCTGCATACTGTGATCTTACACGTTGAGTTGTTGCCAAGTCATCATTGTAATCACCTTCATGAGAGACCGCATGAAGAACAAACGGTGAGGCCAATAGCCCCTTTACCCAATCTATAAACTCATCTTTGCGGTGACTCTTTAAATGATATTCTACCCTATACCTCGAAGACATTACTATATAGGTTAATATATGAAATCTTGTTAGTTTCTTGACTATGTAGGTGATATTGGACTTTCCTCGAGAAGcttcctttttttagtaCATTCTCTCACCTTTAAATTTTGATAAGTTAAGGGCGGCCCGTCTTACCAAACGTGACGACTGAAAAGATATGTGTTGAGAGATGATATAATAcaggaagaagatgaaaaattctacACCAACCGATAACTATGGATCAGTACATTATGCTCAAAAAGTTATCGTTGTAATAAGAAGCGAAAGGATAATGGTAATATTAattaaaacaaaacattAATTATGCTCAAAAGGAAGTAGAGATCAATGtaaagaataaaaagaaactacataaaaaaaagagaatacaATCAGGAAAAACCGAAGGAAGCGATTGTTAATTAATCTGATGTTAAGTCAACCACTTCTGAGTTATCTTGAGTCGATGCATTAAAGTCATTAGTTTGTGCCTGTGATTTATTCATTACGGCATGATTTGCTTGTGGTCTCCGTTTCATAAGGGTGGCATACGGATTCTTTGGAATGTAAATGGAAACATTAGAATGCCTTCTTTTCCTACTTCTTCCATCATCAGCATGTCCGGTGGCACTCACATGTATGTATGGAGGGGGTTGTGTCGCTGATGTAGTTCTTGTCGGTAGTTCCGTTTCTGCCTCCGAATTTTGTTCTACAGGGGGGATTACAGGCAAAGTACCTGGTATTCCCAGAAGATTACTATCATGCCCTGTAGTATTGTGGTTGGATCCGTAAAAACTCCTCTGCGCTTCTGTTTGATTAGTTAAGTTTTGTAAAACAGTCGGCAATAGTGGCGTTGAGGGCCCTCTATTGTAGAAAATCCTGCTGTCACCGTTTGTCGCCGTCACGAACGAATTAATACTGCTATTGTTTGTAGGTGTATCATTCATATTCGTATTCATACTTTGGTTTAAGAATGATTTCATCTGAAAAACATCTTGATATTGGTTTGGGTCGATAGAAGGAGAACCTTTGGGTGTTGAAGTATGATTAGGATTGTAGCCACTAGATCCTTCTGATTCCGAGGGAAATATATCTGCCCTTAATTGATCACTAGAAGGATACGCATACCTTGAGCAGTTCCTGCCAGCCGGAACAATGGCCTCATCGTCTGAGCTATCCAGAGATATTATTTCAGGTTCGTTGTGGTTCGAACAATTATTCATATTGGCATTGAACACGTTCCTACTATCATaatcttgttcttgtttaaCAGACTCCAGCATCTCGCTTTTTACATTGTTATTCTGATTGACATCATTCGTGATAACTGCGGAACTATCATGAACCGGTTTCCATGAACCATCAACAGATATCTCGACTTGttcaatatcttctttgCAATTCTGGATAATGCTGTTAACAAATTCCGAGATTTTTAACTGATTGAAATTTATAGAGCGTTGACAAATTGGACACTGCCATGTAGGAACTTGAGATTGAGAATGAAGAAACCAGAGTGCATCAAAACATTGGATATGCTTGCATTCTTCCGTTTTCGCCGGATACTTCATTCTTGTACACGATATAGGGCATTGCAAAGTCAACACTGTGGAAGTGGTGAtaatatcatcatcatcctgTTCGTTCAAGGTTCTTTTGATGTATGCTATTGTGGCCTGCTTAACGATTTTGGGCCTGTTcagaattttttccaaaagaattTCAGGTGAGAAAGTTTCCACTATAAAACAACTTAtagaatattctttatcGATGTTAAGATAATGTAAGTCTAATTGATTTACCTCCGGTGGTGATCTGAGGAAAGGTGTTAAGTTTGCAGGACTGCCTGTCCCATTCTGATTCTTTAAACCTTTCACGTTATCCTCTAGCTTATTTCCATTAAATACTAGTTCGCAGGGAT harbors:
- the ATG40 gene encoding Atg40p (similar to Saccharomyces cerevisiae YOR152C; ancestral locus Anc_5.499), whose protein sequence is MFNLILWPLFLLTSVAIPLQLTLEVVYLTSSINFSKASAAKTATSLGQSPVVITIYKSLLKYWSLYEFIHFIYLYTPIDAFLNFLPFTSLLMLFGSICLTRELVYDFIGFMESQGKITGFLNKITEPNFNSYLLFSSIYNIWFADDTNDKFLFGKLTQILISVTERYEFPRTYYLSKASDFLQNLILTRVRPFVIDKPQGDRNQYQNGNRESTKNGAAYQKSSQQSSSFEQNYTSTEFPNDYDFMEDILEERAELD
- the PDR5 gene encoding ATP-binding cassette multidrug transporter PDR5 (similar to Saccharomyces cerevisiae PDR5 (YOR153W) and PDR15 (YDR406W); ancestral locus Anc_5.500); protein product: MPEAKLPNNVDDVTSCSSASSAESAADLHNYNGFDEHTKARIQKLARTLTTESMQNSTQSVSNKNEAQSIFSSSVKGVNPIFSDPEAPGYDPRLDPNSENFSSATWVKNMARLSAEDPDFYKPYSLGCAWKNLSASGASADVAYQSTVLNVPYKLLKSGVRMLQQSKEANKFQILKPMDGCLNPGELLVVLGRPGSGCTTLLKSISSNTHGFDLGADTELSYSGYSGDDIRKHFRGEVVYNAEADIHLPHLTVFETLVTVARLKTPQNRIKGVDRESYANHLAEVAMATYGLSHTRDTKVGNDIVRGVSGGERKRVSIAEVSICGSKFQCWDNATRGLDSATALEFIRALKTQADISNTSATVAIYQCSQDAYNLFNKVCVLDDGYQIYYGPGDKAKKYFEDMGYVCPKRQTTADFLTSVTSPSERVLNNDMLKRGIRIPQTPKEMNDYWIKSQNYKDLMKEVDQRLASSDEATREAIREAHIAKQSNKARPSSPYTVNYMMQVKYLLIRNMWRLRNNIGFTLFMILGNSSMALILGSMFYKIMKKGDTSTFYFRGSAMFFAILFNAFSSLLEIFSLYEARPITEKHRTYSLYHPSADAFASVLSEIPTKLIIATCFNIIFYFLVDFRRNAGVFFFYLLINIVAVFSMSHLFRFVGSLTKTFSEAMVPASMLLLALAMYTGFAIPKKKILRWSKWIWYINPLAYLFESLLINEFHDRKFPCAEYIPRGPAYANITGTESVCTVVGSIPGQDYVLGDDFIKESYQYYHKDKWRGFGIGMAYVVFFFFVYLFLCEYNEGAKQKGEILVFPRSIIKKMKKRGELKEKNVSDPENVGEPSDLSSDRKMLQESSEEESDTYGDVGLSKSEAIFHWRNLCYEVQIKTETRRILNNVDGWVKPGTLTALMGASGAGKTTLLDCLAERVTMGVITGDIFVDGIPRDKSFPRSIGYCQQQDLHLKTATVRESLRFSAYLRQPAEVSIEEKDRYVEEVIKILEMEKYADAVVGIAGEGLNVEQRKRLTIGVELTAKPKLLVFLDEPTSGLDSQTAWSICQLMKKLANHGQAILCTIHQPSAILMQEFDRLLFMQRGGKTVYFGDLGEGCKTMIDYFENHGAHKCPENANPAEWMLEVVGAAPGSHASQDYHEVWRNSEEYKAIQSELDWMEKELPKKCSLTSSEEQHEFSQSVSYQTKLVSVRLFQQYWRSPEYLWSKFILTVFNQLFIGFTFFKAGTSLQGLQNQMLAVFMFTVIFNPILQQYLPAFVQQRDLYEARERPSRTFSWISFIFAQILVEVPWNILAGTIAYFIYYYPIGFYSNASAAGQLHERGALFWLFSCAFYVYVGSMGLLVISFNQVAESAANLASLLFTMSLSFCGVMTTPSAMPRFWIFMYRVSPLTYFIQALLAVGVANVDVKCADYELLKFTPSSGMTCGQYMEPYLELAKTGYLTDENATDSCSFCQISTTNAYLANVNSYYSERWRNFGIFICYIAFNYIAGVFFYWLARVPKKNGKLSKK
- the SLP1 gene encoding Slp1p (similar to Saccharomyces cerevisiae SLP1 (YOR154W); ancestral locus Anc_1.77) codes for the protein MTNRLLIYGLILWASIIGSFALDRNETDQDTKIDLHNATVITDRGTTNAQKEGSSPLSTGSLRGRDFGQATRVEIRQAKVREGDGREEQSVLTQPASSMNPSLSSNSFLSFDEWKKVKSKEHSTGPDRHLSRMREPIDPSCYKERECIGEELEIDLGFLTNKDEWSEGGEGFQKIFNDEEDIRKVYKKQFNYASLDCAATIVKSNSEAIGATSILIESKDKYLLNPCSAPQQFVVIELCEDILVEEIDIANYEFFSSTFKKFRVSVSDIMPVVRNEWTILGEFEAENSRELQKFQINNPQIWASYLKIEVLSHYDDEFYCPISLIKVYGKTMMDEFKIDQLKAQEDKEHLLAVKSINNLDEESIPDECKNVGTHLETLNTSAVSDITGVLSCTSKLIPLKFDEFFKEVGASFCPPKQISSSSPSSAVPVIPEESIFKNIMKRLSQLETNSSLTVSYIEEQSKLLSRSFEQLEIAHEAKFGHLVTMFNETMMNNLDLLNNFANQLKDQSLRILEEQKLENDKFTNRHLLHLERLEKEVSFQRRIVYASFFAFVGLISYLLITRELYFDDFEENKNDNIRKVDIVQQAIK